AGGCGGCATTCCTCGACCATCTCGTGGCGACCGCGCTGACGCGGGAGGTCGACGCGGTCCTCGTGGCGGGCGACGTGTACGACCGGGCGGTGCCGCCGCTCTCCGCCGTCGAGCTCTTCGACCGGGCCCTGCACCGGCTCGCCGAGGCGCGGGTGCCGACGGTGATGATCTCCGGGAACCATGACTCGGCCCGCCGCCTCGGCGTCGGCGCCGGACTCATCGACCACGCGGGCATCCATCTGCGCACCGACCCGGCCCGCTGCGCCACCCCGGTCGTGCTCCCCGACGCCCACGGCGACGTGGCCTTCTACGGACTGCCGTATCTCGAACCGGCCCTGGTCCGCGAGGAGTTCAAAGCGGCCAAGGCCGGACACGAGGCGGTCCTCGCGGCGGCCCTCGACCGCGTACGGGCCGACCTCGCCGCACGCCCGCAGGGCACCCGCTCCGTCGTCCTCGCGCACGCCTTCGTGGCAGGCGGCGCCGCCAGCGACAGCGAGCGCGACATCACCGTCGGCGGAGTGTCCGCCGTGCCCGCCGGCACGTTCGACGGCGTGGACTACGTGGCCCTCGGCCATCTGCACGGCTCACAGACCCTCACCGAGCGCGTCCGCTACTGTGGTTCACCCCTCGCGTACTCCTTCTCCGAGACCGACCACCGCAAGACCATGTGGCTCGTGGACCTCGGCCCCGCCGGTGAGATCGACGCCGAACGGATCGACTGTCCCGTGCCCCGCCCCCTCGCCCGCCTCCGCGGCTCCCTCGCCGGCCTCCTCGACGACCCGGCGCTCACCCGCCATGAACAGGCCTGGATCGAGGCGACCCTCACCGACCCCGTGCGTCCCGCGGAACCCATGGCACGCCTCGTGGAACGCTTCCCGCACACCCTCAGCCTCGTCTTCGACCCCGACCGGGGCGACAAGGACGTCGTCGCGTCCTACGCGCGGCGCCTCGAAGGCCGCAGCGACCAGGAGATCGCCGAGGACTTCGTGGCGCACGTACGCGGCGGCGCCGGGCCCGACGACCGGGAACGGACCGTGCTGCGCGGCGCCTTCGACCACGTACGGGTCGAGAACGCCGTGCGCGAGGTGACCGGATGAGACTCCACCGGCTGAGCATCACCGCTTTCGGCCCCTTCGCCGACACCCAGGAGGTCGATTTCGACACGCTCTGCGCCGCGGGGATCTTCCTGCTGCACGGCGCGACCGGCGCGGGGAAGACCTCCGTGCTCGACGCCGTCTGCTACGCGCTGTACGACGCCGTGCCGGGCGCGCGCCAGCTCAAGGGCGGCGCCGCCAAGGACGCCTCCCTGCGCAGCGACCACGCCCCGGCGGGCACCTACACCGAGGTTCAGCTCGAACTGACCCTCGGCGGACGGCGGTTGGAGATCACCCGCCGCCCCGCGCAGACACGCCCCAAGAAGCGCGGCACCGGCGTCACCACGGAGAAGGCGCAGAGCCTGCTCAGGGAGTACGACACCCCGGGCAGCGGCACGGGCAACGACGCCGCGAGCACCGGCTGGCGCGCGCTGAGCCGCTCCCACCAGGAGATCGGCGAGGAGATCGGCCAACTGCTCGGCATGAGCCGGGAGCAGTTCTGCCAGGTCGTCCTCCTGCCGCAGGGTGACTTCGCGCGCTTCCTGCGCGCCGACGCCGAGGCGCGGGGCAAGCTGCTCGGCCGTCTCTTCGACACCCGCCGGTTCGCCGCCGTGGAGGACCGGCTCGCCGAGCTGCGCAGGGGCGCCGAACAGCAGGTAAGGGCCGGGGACGAGCGGCTGCTCGGCGTCGCGCAGCGCATCGCCCAGGCGTCCGGCACGGGCGTCGGCGTGGGCGGTGCGTCCGGCGCGGCCGTCGAACAGCCGCTGCCCGCACAGCAACCCGGCGATCCGGGCCTCGCCCCCGCCGTCCTGGAATGGGCGGCCGTCGCCCGCTCCACGGCCTACGAGCGCGGAGACATCGCCGATTCGGCCCTCGCGGGCGCCGAGAGCAGACAGGCGGCGGCACGCCGGCTGCTCGAATCGACACGTGAACTGGCCAGGCTGCAACAGAGGTTCGCCGACGGACAGCGACGCGCCGAGGCCCTCGAAGCCCGCCGCCCTCAGTACGAGGCGGCGCGCGCCCGACTCGAACGGGCCCGCAAGGCCGACCGGGTGGCCCCCGCGCTCGCCCTGCGCGAGGACGCCGAGCGCGCGCACCGCACGGCCGCCGCCGCCCTCGGCCGGGCGCGCGCCGGCCTCCCCGCCGAACTCACCGACACCGGCGCCGACCATCTCTCCGCGCTGGAGCGGAAGATGATCGAGGAGCTGGGCCGCGTCGACGCCGCCAGGGGCGCGGAGCGCCGCAGCGCCGAGATCAGCAGAGAGCGCGCCGAGCTGGACCGCCAGGCCCGCGCCGACGACGAGCTGCTGGCGGAGGCCGGGGGCTGGCTCGCCGGCTGGGACGCCACTCGCCGGGGCCACCAGGAACGCGTCGAGACGGCCCAGGAGGCCGCCACCCGCGCCGAACAGCTCGCGGGACAACTCGAACCGGCGCGCGGACAACTCGACGCCGCCCGCGCGCGAGACGCGCTCGAAACACGGGCCGCCGCGTCGCAGGGCCTCCTCAACAGCGCCCGCGAGCGCGCGAACAACGCCAAGGAGACCTGGCTCGACCTGCGCGAGCGCCGGCTGCGCGGCATCGCCGCCGAACTCGCCGCCGGTCTCGTGCCGGGCGAACCGTGCGCGGTCTGCGGCTCCGCCGACCATCCGGCACCCGCCCGCCCCGGCGCGGGCCAGGTCGACCAGGCGGCGGAGGACGCCGCGTTCGCCGCGTCCCGAAGCGCCGAGGAGGCGGTCGCCGCGGCCGAGCGCGAACACGCCTCCGTACGAGAGGAGTACGCGGCGGCCCGCTCCACGGCCGGCGGATCCACCGTCGCCGAACTGGCCGCGCTCACCGAGCGCCTGGGCCGCGAACACACCGAGGCGCACCGTATCGCCGCCGGCACGCACGCGGCCCGCGAGGCGCTCGCCCGCGCCGAACGAGAGCGCGAGGACCGGCTCACCGCACAGCAGTCGGCCGAGAACCGCGTCGCGGCCCGTACCTCACGGCGCGAAGCGCTCGACCGCGAACAGACCGTCCTCGAATCGGAACTGGTCCGCGCCCGGGGCGACGCCGGCAGCGTCGCCGCGCACGCCGACCGGCTGGCGGAAAGGGCGCGGCTGCTCGCCGAAGCGGCCGACGCCGTAAGGGACTTCGACACCACGGCCCAGCGCCTCAAGGACGGCGACGACCGGCTCGCGGACGCCGCCTTCCGGGCCGGGTTCGACACCCCCCGCGAGGCAGCGGCGGCGCTGCTGTCCGAGGCAGAGCAACGCGGCCTGACCCACCGGATGGACGACTGGCAGGCCGAGGCGGCCACCGTCGCCGACCGGCTCGCCGAGTCCGACGCGCGCGACGCCGCCGAGCGACCGCCCGCCGGGCTCGACGCGGCGCTGCTGTCCTGCGAGGCGGCCGAATCGGCGCTGCGCGCCGCGTCCTCGGCGCTCGACGAAGCCCGCGGGCGGAGCGCCCAGCTGACCGAACTGTCCCGGCGGGCCGAGGAGGAGGTACGGCGCCTCGGCCCCCTCCGTACGGAGTACGAGCGGGTGGCCCGCCTCGCCGCGCTCACCGCCGGCACGTCCACCGACAACGACCGCAAGATGCGCCTGGAGTCGTACGTCCTGGCCGCCCGGCTCGAACAGGTCGCCGCGGCGGCCACGGCGCGGCTGCTGCGCATGTCCTCGGGCCGCTACACCCTGGTCCACTCCGACGCGAGAGGCGGTGGCGGGAAGCGGTCAGGACTCGGACTCCATGTGGTCGACTCCTGGACGGGCAGCGCGCGGGACACGGCGACGCTCTCGGGCGGCGAGACGTTCTTCGTCTCCCTCGCCCTCGCGCTGGGCCTCGCCGACGTCGTCACCGACGAGGCGGGCGGCGCGCGCCTGGACACCCTCTTCATCGACGAGGGCTTCGGCAGCCTGGACGACCAGACGCTGGACGAGGTCCTGGACGTGCTGGACTCGCTGCGCGAACGCGACCGGAGCGTCGGGATAGTCAGCCATGTCGCCGACCTCCGCCGCCGGATCCCCACCCAGCTGGAGGTGACGAAGTCACGGCGGGGCTCGACGGTCAGTCTCCGTACGGGTGGTACGGACGGCTGAGCCCGGCTCGGTCAGGCGCGGCGCCCCCGGTGTCCCGCAGCCGCCGGAATCCGTATGACAGCGCCCCGGCGGCCGACCATGATGGGTGACCATGCCTCAACTTCCCCACCCCGCCGCCGAATCCCTCCGCCGTGAGCACATGCCCCTGCGGGGCCGTACCGCCCTCGTCACCGGCGCCAGCCGGCGCTCCGGCATCGGGTACGCCGTCGCCCGGCGGCTCGCCGCGTACGGCGCGAGCGTCTACCTCCACCACCATGTGCCGCACGACGAGACGAAGCCCTGGGGAGCGGACCCGGACGGTCCCGAAGGTGTTGCCGCCGGGGTGCGCGAAGCCCTCGGGTATCCGGGCGCCGTCGTGGAGCACGGGCCCGGTGACCTGTCCGACCCCGAGGGTCCCGCGAAGGTCTTCAGGACGGCCCGTGAGGCGCTCGGCGGAGTGGTCGACATCCTGGTGGCCAACCACGCCCGCAGCGGCTCGGACGGCACCCTCTGGGAGATCGACGCGGACATGCTCGACGCCCACTGGGCGACCAACACCCGTTCGGTCATCCAGCTGGTCCAGGAGTACGCCAAGGCGCGCGTCGCCCATCCGGTACGGATCCGGCACGGCAGCCGCGTCGTGATGATGACCTCCGGGCAGAACCTGCGGGGCGGCATGCCGGGGGAGATCGCCTACAGCCTGTCCAAGGGGGCCCTCGCCTCGGCGACCCACACCCTGGCCGCCTCGCTCGGCCACGCCGGGATCACGGTCAACACGGTCAACCCCGGCCCCGTGGACACGGATTACCTCACCGGCGAGGCGTACGACCGGATCGCCGGGATGTTCCCGGCCGGACGGTGGGGGATGCCCGACGACCCGGCACGGCTGATCGCCTGGCTCGCCACGGACGAGGCGGCGTGGATCACGGGCCAGGTCATCAACTCGGAGGGCGGCTTCCTGCTGAGCGGCGAGCACTTCAAGCCCGTACCCGGTGGCCCGTGGCCTCGGGAGCGCCCGGCGGACCTGCCACGAACGCTCCCCGCGGATCTGCCACGACCGCTCCCGGAAGACAGGCTTTAGGTACGGGCGGGCGCCCGGCGCCGTGACGCCGGGCGCCACAGCTCACAGCTTGGACAGCTCGTCCACCAGATCGTCCAGCCCCAGCGACCCCTGCGACAGCGCCGCCATGTGCCACGCCTTCGCGTCGAACGCGTCGCCGTGCCGCTCGCGCGCGTTCGCGCGGCCCAGCAGCCACGCCCGCTCACCCAGCTTGTAGCCGATCGCCTGGGCGGGCATCGACAGATAGCGGGTCAGCTCGCTCTCCACGAACTCCGCCGGCCTGCCGCTGTGCATACCGAAGAACTCCTGCGCCAGAGCGGGCGTCCAGCGCTCACCCGGGTGGAACGGCGAGTCCTCCGGGATCTCCAGCTCCAGATGCATGCCGATGTCCACGATGACCCGGCAGGCACGCATCATCTGCGCGTCGAGATAGCCGAGCCTGCGCTCCGCGTCCGGCAGGAAGCCCAGCTCGTCCATCAGCCGCTCCGCGTACAGCGCCCAGCCCTCGGCGTTCGCGCTGACACTGCCCACGGACGCCTGGTAGCGGGAGAGCTGGTCGGCGACATGGGTCCACTGCGCGATCTGGAGGTGATGGCCGGGGACGCCCTCGTGGTACCAGGTCGAGACCAGGTCGTACACCGGGAATCGCGTCTCACCCATCGTCGGCAGCCAGGTGGTCCCGGGACGGGAGAAGTCCTCCGAGGGACCGGTGTAGTACGGCGCCGCCGCACCGCCGGGCGGGGCGATGCGGGACTCCACCTTCCGTACCCGGTCGGCGAGTTCGAAGTGCGTGCCGTCCAGCGCCTCGATGGCCTCGTCCATCAGGGACTGGAGCCACTCGCGTACCTCCTCCACCCCCTCGATGTGCTTCCCGTGCTCGTCGAGATGGGCCAGCGCCTCCCAGGGGGACGCGCCGGGCAGGATCTTGGCTGCCTCGGTGGTCATCTCCGCGTACAGCCGGTGGTATTCGGACCAGCCGTAGGCGTACGCCTCGTCGAGATCGAGGTCCGTGCCGTTGAAATACCGCGACCAGCGGGCGTAGCGCTCACGGCCCACGGTGTCGGGCGCGGACTCGACGGCGGGTGCGTACACATCGCGCATCCAGTCGCGCAGTTCGGCGACGGCGCCGGTGGCGGCGACCGCCGCGGCGTCCAGCTCCGTACGCAGCGAGTCGGGTCCGGCCGACGCGAACTCCTCGAACCAGCCGCGGCCGTCGCCCGCCCACTCCGTGAGCTGGCCGATGAACGTCGCGGTCGGCCGGGGCCCGCCCAGCAGCTTCCGCTCCAGGCCGAGGGCCAGCGACTCCCGGAACCCGTCCAGCGCGGCCGGTACGGCGCGCAGGCGCTGGGCCACAGCCGCCCAGTCCTCCTCCGTCCCGGTCGGCGTCACGGTGAAGATGTCGCGGATGTGGTGGGCCGGGGAGTGGATGTTGCTGACGGCGCGCAGCTGCTCATCGGCGTCGTGGACGGCGAGTTCGGCGGTCAGCCGTTCCCGGAGCAGCCTGGCGCAGCGGCGTTCCTGGTCGCTGTCGGCCCCGGGCAGCTTCGTGGCGATGTCGAGTTCGGCGAGGGTCTCGCGCGCGAGTTCGGCGAGCGCCCGCGCTCCGGCCGGTGAGTAATCGGGAAGGCGGCTCGAACTTGCCGCGACGCCCAGGAAGGTACCGGTGATCGGATCGAGTTCGATGAGTGCGTCGACATAGGCGTCGGCGACCTGGCGGGGCAGCGCGCTGCTGGAAGTGTCTGGCATGGGCCACATCCTCTCCGAGCGAGGACCGCGCGTCACCCCACTTCAGGACCGCGTCGCCGGTGGATTGGCTGATGAAGGGGGCATAAGGGGACCACAGTCCCATTGCTGGAAGACCAATCGCGTCTCCACACGGGCCAC
The nucleotide sequence above comes from Streptomyces sp. NBC_01716. Encoded proteins:
- a CDS encoding exonuclease SbcCD subunit D gives rise to the protein MRFLHTSDWHLGRSFHRVSLLDAQAAFLDHLVATALTREVDAVLVAGDVYDRAVPPLSAVELFDRALHRLAEARVPTVMISGNHDSARRLGVGAGLIDHAGIHLRTDPARCATPVVLPDAHGDVAFYGLPYLEPALVREEFKAAKAGHEAVLAAALDRVRADLAARPQGTRSVVLAHAFVAGGAASDSERDITVGGVSAVPAGTFDGVDYVALGHLHGSQTLTERVRYCGSPLAYSFSETDHRKTMWLVDLGPAGEIDAERIDCPVPRPLARLRGSLAGLLDDPALTRHEQAWIEATLTDPVRPAEPMARLVERFPHTLSLVFDPDRGDKDVVASYARRLEGRSDQEIAEDFVAHVRGGAGPDDRERTVLRGAFDHVRVENAVREVTG
- a CDS encoding SMC family ATPase: MRLHRLSITAFGPFADTQEVDFDTLCAAGIFLLHGATGAGKTSVLDAVCYALYDAVPGARQLKGGAAKDASLRSDHAPAGTYTEVQLELTLGGRRLEITRRPAQTRPKKRGTGVTTEKAQSLLREYDTPGSGTGNDAASTGWRALSRSHQEIGEEIGQLLGMSREQFCQVVLLPQGDFARFLRADAEARGKLLGRLFDTRRFAAVEDRLAELRRGAEQQVRAGDERLLGVAQRIAQASGTGVGVGGASGAAVEQPLPAQQPGDPGLAPAVLEWAAVARSTAYERGDIADSALAGAESRQAAARRLLESTRELARLQQRFADGQRRAEALEARRPQYEAARARLERARKADRVAPALALREDAERAHRTAAAALGRARAGLPAELTDTGADHLSALERKMIEELGRVDAARGAERRSAEISRERAELDRQARADDELLAEAGGWLAGWDATRRGHQERVETAQEAATRAEQLAGQLEPARGQLDAARARDALETRAAASQGLLNSARERANNAKETWLDLRERRLRGIAAELAAGLVPGEPCAVCGSADHPAPARPGAGQVDQAAEDAAFAASRSAEEAVAAAEREHASVREEYAAARSTAGGSTVAELAALTERLGREHTEAHRIAAGTHAAREALARAEREREDRLTAQQSAENRVAARTSRREALDREQTVLESELVRARGDAGSVAAHADRLAERARLLAEAADAVRDFDTTAQRLKDGDDRLADAAFRAGFDTPREAAAALLSEAEQRGLTHRMDDWQAEAATVADRLAESDARDAAERPPAGLDAALLSCEAAESALRAASSALDEARGRSAQLTELSRRAEEEVRRLGPLRTEYERVARLAALTAGTSTDNDRKMRLESYVLAARLEQVAAAATARLLRMSSGRYTLVHSDARGGGGKRSGLGLHVVDSWTGSARDTATLSGGETFFVSLALALGLADVVTDEAGGARLDTLFIDEGFGSLDDQTLDEVLDVLDSLRERDRSVGIVSHVADLRRRIPTQLEVTKSRRGSTVSLRTGGTDG
- a CDS encoding SDR family oxidoreductase; this encodes MPQLPHPAAESLRREHMPLRGRTALVTGASRRSGIGYAVARRLAAYGASVYLHHHVPHDETKPWGADPDGPEGVAAGVREALGYPGAVVEHGPGDLSDPEGPAKVFRTAREALGGVVDILVANHARSGSDGTLWEIDADMLDAHWATNTRSVIQLVQEYAKARVAHPVRIRHGSRVVMMTSGQNLRGGMPGEIAYSLSKGALASATHTLAASLGHAGITVNTVNPGPVDTDYLTGEAYDRIAGMFPAGRWGMPDDPARLIAWLATDEAAWITGQVINSEGGFLLSGEHFKPVPGGPWPRERPADLPRTLPADLPRPLPEDRL
- a CDS encoding DUF885 domain-containing protein, with amino-acid sequence MPDTSSSALPRQVADAYVDALIELDPITGTFLGVAASSSRLPDYSPAGARALAELARETLAELDIATKLPGADSDQERRCARLLRERLTAELAVHDADEQLRAVSNIHSPAHHIRDIFTVTPTGTEEDWAAVAQRLRAVPAALDGFRESLALGLERKLLGGPRPTATFIGQLTEWAGDGRGWFEEFASAGPDSLRTELDAAAVAATGAVAELRDWMRDVYAPAVESAPDTVGRERYARWSRYFNGTDLDLDEAYAYGWSEYHRLYAEMTTEAAKILPGASPWEALAHLDEHGKHIEGVEEVREWLQSLMDEAIEALDGTHFELADRVRKVESRIAPPGGAAAPYYTGPSEDFSRPGTTWLPTMGETRFPVYDLVSTWYHEGVPGHHLQIAQWTHVADQLSRYQASVGSVSANAEGWALYAERLMDELGFLPDAERRLGYLDAQMMRACRVIVDIGMHLELEIPEDSPFHPGERWTPALAQEFFGMHSGRPAEFVESELTRYLSMPAQAIGYKLGERAWLLGRANARERHGDAFDAKAWHMAALSQGSLGLDDLVDELSKL